ACTCTTCACCCCGCGTTTTGAACGTGACACCCTTGCACTGCTCCTCCCGCTGTCACCGCTGTCAGCCGAAATCCCTTCACTGCCATCCTCTGTTCCGGCAGCAATCGCTGCTGCCTTGTCAGCAGCTTCGCGCCTGGCAGCAAGCTCGTCAAGCGAAGGCACCCACAGCTTCTTCTCATAGCTGTCGAGACGGTTCTGGATACTGTCGCGAGCACGTGCCAGATCGTCAGGATCGGGATGCAGCTGCATGAGCGACTTGTTCTTGAGATTGCGAGTCTTATAAATGTCACCGTCATAAAGCCCCAGGCGAAAATAATCATCGTAGCTATGGCGTGCAAGATTATTGTCGTCGTCAGTGAATATGTACTGGGATGCTATCCATGGCCGCAAGTCATCATACCTTACCCAAAACATCGGATACTTCACAGCCTCGGCTCCGAAATCTCCGGCACGATGCAGCACCGGACAGACAGCCTCAACCCGGGTGCTGACACGATTGGACCTGCGGTCAAATTCCCATCGCTCAATGATATAGTAGCTCAGCACCTCCGAGGCGGGGATATCTGACTCATCGATAGAAAATTTTGGATTCTTCTCGGTGGATCCTTTGGCATCCTTATGAAGGATATAGAACCTGTCGAGGATATCACGCATCTTCACCTTATATTCATCGGTAAACCTCTCACGTCCGTCAAGATACTCGTAAGCCGAGAGCTGACCGTCGGCCATACGCTTCATTATTATGCGAAACAGATTGTCCTGCCCCTCTACAACCTCATCAGGATAATACAACGCGCCGTTGGCATCCTTGGTGAGATCAAGACTGCGGTACATCACACGCATCCACTGCAATTCGCTGTCATCGGACGAGGAGAGAGAATTATCAATATGCGACTGCATACGCTGTGTCACGCCCGGAGCTGAGGACCGGGCATTCCTCTCAGACACCTTACGGCGCACAACTGTTGAAGCAGTAGAGGATGCATCCTGCGCAAACACACATATAGCTGCGAGAAGAGCAATGGCTGTGAGAAGAATTTTCTTCATATATTTTGATTTACAGGGTTACGGCATGACGCCCTACCTAATAAGATTACATGTCAATTCACTATTATTTCCATAGGCGACAACACTCGCTCGATACCGTCAGGACCCTTTGCACGGATGCGTGAGATATAGAACCGCTTACCGCGTGAAAGCCTCTTCAACCGGTCGCGCTGACGCGGACTGAAATCAGCCCCCTGAGACACTTCAGGGATGGCATTGCCCATCTGGTCAAAGAATACGGTCTCAAAACCGAGCACACGGAAGTCAATATCGAGCATGTCATCGTCAATCGCCGCGCCTATACCCGGAGCAGATGCAAGCGCGGACTTGGATATGGGCTTTCCCCCGCGGTAACGGTTGCCGGTGCCATCGGGAGCTGTCAGCGTAATGTAAGCGGCAGGATCAGGGAGCCTGCGCACCCTGAATGTGGAAGATGCGACATTCTGCCTCACACCGTCAATCTCGGCTGAGACTGTCACTGTGGCGTCCACCCCCACTTTGTCAGGACGCGCCACCCATCCGTTTCCCTGGCGGGAGAGTGTACCGTTGGTCATGACGGCTGACACATCCTTAGTCGGAACACCCGGCACTGAGATGCTCACAGGATTGTTTATACCGGCATACAGGACATTCATCATCGTGGCAGAAACCGTTGCAGTAGGCTCCATAACAGTGTAGGAGGAACTGAACGGATGACGGCTTACCGAACCGTCGCCATGCCCTACCTCTATATAACCGGAATAATCGAATGTGCCTACATTGGAAGCCGTGAACTCATATGTCCCCTTGCCTCCGGAGAGTTTGTCCCCGCCAATGAATATATCGGGACGAGCAGTAGTATCCACGGCGGCAAGCACTATGGCCGCCGAGTACCTGCCACCCCGCATCACCATGCGTGACTGAGGCACTACAAATGCATTAAGCTCGTTTACACGCACATCCCCGGCATCGACCGCAGCCAGCAGTCCTGCAAGAGCCTCACCCTCGGCATAGCATATGTCATTCTGAAGCTTGGTGAGAAGTGTCACGGCGGCCACCACAGGCTGATTCTCAAACTTAGACTCCTCCCACTTCTGATCCGCCGCGATTCCCTGACGCCGGAAAGGACGCGTGCTCAGCGATTCATCTATAAAAGCACGCTTCAAAGAATCCGTGACAAGCGATGTGACATAATCACGGTAAGTGTCGATTGAGGCCCTAAGCTTCTGCCCGCGCGACACCCCGGCTCCAAGCATCACTACCGACGCCGCATCAAGGTCGTCGCGGTGCCGTATATCATCGGGAGAGCCATCCTCTCCGTCGGCCTCCCTTATTATCGCAAGTTTCAGAGTATCGACATGACGGTAGAGCTCACCGGCACGGCGACGCACATCCGAAGCCTTGTCAAGCCAGCGGGAACCTTTCTCGGGATTGTCAGCCGCAATCCTTTCAAGCCGTGAGTACAAGGCATCGTTACGCTCTATGACATTGACATTAGTACGTGCCAGGCCATCCTCAACCTGCACGAAGCCATCAAGGACATCGCTTGACACATTCAGTGCAAGCATAGCAGTCAGGACGATGTACATGAGGTTGATCATCCTCTGCCGTGGCGAAAGCCTGGTTACTGATTCTGACATCTCTTATCAGTTAATGATCGGACTGATGAAAACACAAAGGGCACCATCATGAATTCCCGGAGCCCATAGCCCGAAGCATGTTTTCGTACACACGGTTAAGCTCCTGCATCTGACGGGTCATCTTCTCGGACTCCTCGCAATAGCGGGCTCCCTGAAGCGCACTTCTCTCATACATATACCTCACATCCTTGAGGTCGCGGTTGAGCTCACCCATCTGTTCGGCATATTCCTTTGACCCGGCTGTGACGGAAGCTGTGTTGTCGGCTATCGACTGACAGCTCTGAAGCAACGTCTCCGACACAGAATTGAGATTCTGCGTAATCCCTCGCAACC
The sequence above is drawn from the Duncaniella freteri genome and encodes:
- the gldN gene encoding gliding motility protein GldN, yielding MKKILLTAIALLAAICVFAQDASSTASTVVRRKVSERNARSSAPGVTQRMQSHIDNSLSSSDDSELQWMRVMYRSLDLTKDANGALYYPDEVVEGQDNLFRIIMKRMADGQLSAYEYLDGRERFTDEYKVKMRDILDRFYILHKDAKGSTEKNPKFSIDESDIPASEVLSYYIIERWEFDRRSNRVSTRVEAVCPVLHRAGDFGAEAVKYPMFWVRYDDLRPWIASQYIFTDDDNNLARHSYDDYFRLGLYDGDIYKTRNLKNKSLMQLHPDPDDLARARDSIQNRLDSYEKKLWVPSLDELAARREAADKAAAIAAGTEDGSEGISADSGDSGRSSARVSRSKRGVKSAASKSKPAKVKKPKAVKSRSTATRSVRNNRKRN
- the gldM gene encoding gliding motility protein GldM yields the protein MSESVTRLSPRQRMINLMYIVLTAMLALNVSSDVLDGFVQVEDGLARTNVNVIERNDALYSRLERIAADNPEKGSRWLDKASDVRRRAGELYRHVDTLKLAIIREADGEDGSPDDIRHRDDLDAASVVMLGAGVSRGQKLRASIDTYRDYVTSLVTDSLKRAFIDESLSTRPFRRQGIAADQKWEESKFENQPVVAAVTLLTKLQNDICYAEGEALAGLLAAVDAGDVRVNELNAFVVPQSRMVMRGGRYSAAIVLAAVDTTARPDIFIGGDKLSGGKGTYEFTASNVGTFDYSGYIEVGHGDGSVSRHPFSSSYTVMEPTATVSATMMNVLYAGINNPVSISVPGVPTKDVSAVMTNGTLSRQGNGWVARPDKVGVDATVTVSAEIDGVRQNVASSTFRVRRLPDPAAYITLTAPDGTGNRYRGGKPISKSALASAPGIGAAIDDDMLDIDFRVLGFETVFFDQMGNAIPEVSQGADFSPRQRDRLKRLSRGKRFYISRIRAKGPDGIERVLSPMEIIVN